The Roseibaca calidilacus genome has a window encoding:
- a CDS encoding YdcH family protein: protein MSLTSHLATLRAKHAHLSDKVDMIQRSPGSSDLEIAELKKQKLRLKEEIERLSHA from the coding sequence ATGTCATTAACCTCGCATCTTGCCACGCTGCGCGCGAAACACGCGCACCTCTCTGACAAGGTCGACATGATCCAGCGAAGCCCCGGTAGCAGCGATCTGGAAATTGCAGAGCTGAAAAAGCAAAAGCTACGCCTGAAAGAAGAAATCGAACGCCTGTCGCACGCATGA